The window AATCCTATTATTTCAGATAATTATAATTCACGTGCCTTACCCTGCCATAGTTTGTCATATTGACAGATCCAATATATATTTGTATAAGATTCAGTACAAACTGGATTTAGCTATCAGAATCCCACAAGGCCACGCTTCAGACTATCAGAGTACATGAAGTGCAGGGTCTTGAACGATATCTTAAAAGCAGCTTTACTACCGCAAACAGTTAAATGCTCTATTCCCGTGACTGGATTTGTTTCACTTGGTTTTGGGACGTCTCCGGTCTGAAAACATATTCTTAAATGAGGGTCTTTCGATTAATATGTACTACTGTAACCATCCACAAAAAAGCTTCCCTCTGACTCGTGATATTCGTCGGTAAAAGCGAAAAGTAAATTCATCGGGATAGTATTCCTGGCAGCTCCGTGACAGGTGCCCCCGCAAGCATCTTTTGTGTAAAGAAGTGACGCTGTGAACACGTGGCAAGAAAGAGGAGAGGCAGACTCTTTACGTTTTCTCATAACGGTGGCTTCATGACGATAACCTTGCAAGCACAACTGGGACATTTAAAAAGAGTCTTGCACCTGGCCATGCCCTGGTGCCCCCACAGCGAGGGCAGTAAAAACTCTCGGTCCATCATATGTGAAAAAGGTAATTACGGCATTGTCCCTCTGCAGAGAACTGTTTCTCAAAGGCTATCTGGGGGACGGGGATATTTTCCCATAGCTCATATATATATGTATTACATGCAGGCCGGAGGCCGGTCAAGTGAACAGGCCTTATAATAAATTTGAATAAATAGGGAGAAAAAAATGAAAGCAAAATTAACACGACTCTTAATGATTGCAGGAATTCTTCTCTTAATGTTTGGATTATATTCGACACATAAACAAGCCCGGGCCGCCAGCCCGATCAAGCTGACCAACAGCCTGATCAGATGGGGAGGATTCAACGACTATCGGATCAGCCCGGACAGCAGCCGGGTTGTCTACCGGGTAGACCATGATACGGAAGATGTCTATGAGCTCTACAGTGTACCGCTGGATGACAGTCCACAGATTATACATCCAGCACCGGGGACATATTTCATTAAAATCAGCTACTCTGGCCTTCATAACCAATATGAACCGTACGAACTATCGGGGGACCTGGCTAGGTGGAGTTGCGGCCCCCGGGATAACGAGTCCGGCACCATATTCGAAATTTGATTGTGGTGATGCGACCTTTCACTGGACAGACAACGGAACCGCAGTAAGTCAGTGGTGGCTCCATGTTGGAACTAAACGTGGCGGGAAGGATATTCTTAACAGAGATATGGGAGGACTTACCTCCTGCACCGTAAGTGGAATTCCAGAAGATGGAAGCACGGTTTACCTGCGGCTCTGGTATAAATCGGAAGGTACCTGGAAATCTGCTTATTTCCAATATACGGCTTGTGGAGGTGGTGGATGTGCTGGCTTTGAAGAATACTGGTCCGACAATGATAATGCGCCAGACTGGATTCGTGATTCCGGTACCTGGAGAGTTGATGACGATGGTTGTGGACGTGGAAGTGATGATAGTTGCTGGTCTTATTATTATCATACAGATGGTGTGAGTAACAAGTCATCCACATCCACTTATAACGCTACCTATTCAAACTTTGATTTCAGTGCAGAATTAAAACGCGGTTCAATTGGGAATAATAAAGCTGTCCGGCTTTTAGTGAGGGCGAGCG is drawn from Candidatus Scalindua sp. and contains these coding sequences:
- a CDS encoding DUF1080 domain-containing protein; the protein is MNRTNYRGTWLGGVAAPGITSPAPYSKFDCGDATFHWTDNGTAVSQWWLHVGTKRGGKDILNRDMGGLTSCTVSGIPEDGSTVYLRLWYKSEGTWKSAYFQYTACGGGGCAGFEEYWSDNDNAPDWIRDSGTWRVDDDGCGRGSDDSCWSYYYHTDGVSNKSSTSTYNATYSNFDFSAELKRGSIGNNKAVRLLVRASGAVMSNGKPSNSYSFQIRNSGKYSIYKTLGGVTKELQGWTLLSAINKKEHNSNILRVVAHGDSLTFFINGTLVWCGHDTSLASGRVGFGFASDTSTDGLSVNWAKLDCLQ